The stretch of DNA TACTTGTGGTAGGTGGAGGACTGAGCTGAAGATTCCCtgagtgtggaaaaaaatgaacatagaAGGTTTAAGGGAATGAAACAAAGCCTGAAAAACCAATTTGCATCCAAGACCAAAAAAATCCCCTCGTGTGTTACCCAGAGCTGCTAAAGAGGAGGGAGCCGAGTTGGCAGGTGTGCAGCTGAAAAAGTCACTTGGAGCAGATGAACCCTCAGATGGACCAGGAGCAGCAAACAGCTCTCCTCCAAACAGGTCACTTGATGCAGACTATTCaccaaaaaatgacaacaaaaatatgaagtaACGTTGCGATCATTGACATCATTATATCCACGGTTACTCATAAACTACAGCAACAAATGATTTTACTTTAATAATGTATATcacaaattaatattatttgacCTGAAAGCTGATAAATATGCATGCTTTTCCACTCAccagtgcttttttttcactgaagcATGAATGTTAGAAAAGTGAttaagagcagaggagagagagtgtgcagTCGATTGTTCAGTTCAAGACAGTCAAAGTGTCATTTACAGTATCAAAGCCAGTCAGAGAAGCATGTGACCACCTGTGCATGCACAAAGACAGAACGGATCCAAACAACGAGCCGGTTAACCACAGGTCTAAAATTACAGGCCTCGCATCTCATGTAAACCCAATGCATTCTCCAGCATGACATATCCTGCTGACACCAGTGCATCCACCCAAATGCTCAGAGAAGAGATGTTAGCAActcttgggggaaaaaaaaaggtacagaaACTCCCATTTTCAGGCATCACACATGCAACTAGGATTTATCTGGTTACGAAATGTCACCTTTGCACTCCTTCGACCTCGTCCAGCCTTAGAGCTCTGCGGAGGGGGGTTTATGACAACTGAATCCCTGCTATGAGTCGCAGGGGGTTGTGGGTGATGAGCTATGCCGTTAGCGACGGGTGAAGTGTTCGAAGGCGAGTCAAAAAAGGGGTTTTTGGTTGAGAGAACAGGTCCAGAATCATTTCCGTCCATCATGGTAGTTGTGCTGCCTTGAGTTATTTTGCCACCTAGTGGCCACTGTCCGTTACTGAGAGCAAGGATCATGGTCTTGCTGGTTAACCCGTTCATCTGCTGACCAAAGTGTTCAGAGTTTCCATTGAAACTACCGTTCATGATTATCTTGTTAGTGCTGCCAGCAGTGGTGCTTAGTTGACCGGTGGTGAGGAATATCTGTGAATTGTCGGGTGATTTAGAAAGGGGGTCATCTCTGAAAGGGTCATTGTCTGGGGTTGGAAAGTAACCAAACGGCGAGGAAAAGGGATTCTCTGTCTGAGGAGACTCCCTAGGGTCAGGGGCACAGGAAGTAAGAAAGGAGTTTCCCTTAATGCAATTCTGATTGCTGTCAACTTCGGCGGAAAAGTCCAGCAAGAGAATATCATTTGAGTCCTGGTTAACATGTGAAGGTacagtgggggagagagagagagagaaaaaaagatttatgaaTCACGTCTGCAAAAGGAGATTAACACACGTGTTAACACAATGCAAAATGAATCACGTGGTGTGAAAAGACGTGGAGATTTAAAGCTGCTACCTGAATATTTAATATCAATGTTGAATTAGACTTGATGGACTCTGGAATGTGATTGACCCTCTTCCAGTTCAGAAAATGAAGTTGTGACCAAAATTCTCACTTGCTTGCCAGGGAGTATAAATATGCTAGAGTCAGCACTTGCAACGCGACCAGCTGTCTCAGCAGCAGTGCTGTGCAACACTACAATTTTTGAACACCAGGGGTCAGCAAATTCAATACAAATCTGTTTTATAGATTCTGCTAGTAGCAGCTTTAAAAGGTTTAACGTTCAACAATGAGATTGGTAAACATGGAGCATAAACTCAATTCTTGAAAGGGTGTTTTTGCGCCAATCATAAAAttgacaaatcattttaaagaatatttttgtttaaatgttaacACAAAACTGTGGTCTTTTTAGAATTGAGTTTACACACAGAAAAGGAATGACTTCGGAGGTTATTCAGTGGAGCATGTAGCAAACCAGATTTCTATTATTGCACTTACTGTAtcaatattattaattatttttttgctttccaaAGAAAATCCTACTTTAGAGAAAACACCGGATGGCGCCTATTGTAGTTATTGAACTGTGTAAAAAGTATACAAAGTAAATATAGGACTGTAAACACCGAGCTGCACTTCACAGACCAAGTATAATTCCACTATGCAGTGGATAAAGGGGACATTTGACACTGTGGCACCACACTTACATTTGGAGCCTGGATGTCTGGGGGGGTTGACATGGCTCCAAAAAGGTCAAGCTGCTCCACTGGCTGGATGTCAAAAGGAAATAGAAACATACCGTATTCATCCAGCTATTAAAACCACTATaactgtgatatttttttcaatgtcgGGCAGCAAACAGCGGAGTAACTCTTACTTGGGTGGTTTTCACGTCACTGTCCATATTTAACAAGGCATCATTTCcattctgaaaacaaaacagagaaactgaagGTTGAatcaagggagagagagagagagagagagagagagagaaactatttgaaaaaaaaaccccagagtgCTTCCAAGTGCTTACCTCAACTACCACACTGCCATTTTCACCCTGTAAACAGAAGGAGACTGTTAATGGCTGTgcttatttttttgaatttcctGAGGCGTGTGTCATTTCACGTCATTTCAGGGGGAAGATGTGATTCCCTGAGAGAGCACAGAGAGGCAGTGTTGGCATACGAGAcgtatatacagtgtgtatccTGTCAGCCCTCCCAGATGAACAAACCAAAAGcttttgagaaagaaaatgttctcACCGTCCAActtttgaaaaggaaattaaaaaaaaaatactttttccagTTTTAAAGTCAAAAGCCCCTAAGCCAGTTACCTTCTGCAAGGCCTCTGCCTCCTTCTTCCTCGTGTTGAAGATCACCTGGAAGAGATCTTTCAGATCAATGACCAGGGGCTCTGCCTGTTATGGAGGCAGAAAGGACAGGATGGTGAGAACGCCTgcgtttctttttcctcacGTGTCCGTGTGCCGGTCGGCGAGTGTCATCACCTGTTGTGCAGTCTTGATGGCAAAGAACTGATGCTGTCCCTCTGCGCCGCACACATATCCAAACGCCCTGTTGTCCGTCACATCTCTGGCGATGAAGGAGATCTTATTCACCACGTGCTCGTGTTCGATCACCTGCGTGACGAGGACACAGGCTTCGTTAGCAATGCAACTACAACCGCGTGCACTCCAGTTTGTGATCCGacagtggtgggggggggggaactcaCTCCCGACTTCTCGTCAATGATCTTGATCCCCGACATGGAAATGTTGACCCAGATCCTCTGTTTGTGCTTGCCTTGGGACCGAGCAGCTACTGCCATgccctggagagagaaaaaaatgatttttcgTTCAACGTTGaagtaaacaaaacatgacTGCAGATTTGAGGCTCTGTAAAGTTCCTGCACACTGTCGCCCCCTGCAGCAAGGACACATCTACAGGTGTTCTTCAGCCACTGCAACACATGGAAAGAATAGTCCCTGACGAGCCACGATACAGTAGCAAATGAGCATGTTTGTCAGACACCACCACCTTTAGCCATTCTCTTAACATTCTTTCAAAGCTGGCAGGGTAAGTCTCTGCTCTCGTGCTGCACCTTAAGCTTCATCATGGAGTCCTGGCACATCTTGTCTCCCCGGGCCTCCTGAACATCATCGACGCCAATCAGTTTGGCCTTGTACCTCACTCCATCCCCTTGAAACCTGCCCAGCAGGTACTCATCTGTCTTCTCTGGaactttacaaaaaagaaaagaaaaaggagggtaGATGTTTTTGGTAAAAAATATTCTTATAAATAAATAGTTCATTTTAAAGTCTTAATGAAGGCATGATCGTGTTTTTCTCCCATCGTtcacctttcttcttctccttcttgaaCGGCACCTTGGATGTGGCTGTTGCAGGGGAGGCCGGGGGGGTGTTGGAGGTTGAGCCTGTGGACGGGGAGGAGACGCCGGGCTCGGCAGGGACGGGCGCGCTGCTCGCCACCTCTGCAGACATGGCGGGGAGAGAGAGCCTCACTGGACAAGTGGACGGTCAGGGGTAAGGCAGACGGCGGCTCCGCGTTCAGGGGTGGTCAAACCAAGCAGATGACTCTTAACACCCACACATGCTCCTCGTGTTATTTTATCTGGAACAGAAAAAGTGAAGTGGAAcagtgttggggggggggggggaggagacaaaaaagaagaatatgagTGGTTATTACTCACTTATTCTTGGTAAAAACAAGCACTGTAAATGAAGATAATTAACATATTTTGTGACTACTAGAAAAGTTTTTAGTAAGAAGCTGCACATCATAAACAATCATATTCTTTTAACTATCCACAGTAAACATTTACAACCACAGAAACATCCTTCAGGGGGAGAAGCATAACAACACATATGACCCATAAAATAGCATAGCCTTGTTAAcaaaaagcacagaaaacacacactttaacccAGCATTATAAAAGCTGTGTGAGTTGTTGGAACCTGTAAAGGACTGAATAAGCCTTAAGACGAAGAGGGCAGTGCTCACAGTCACCTCTTCATAAATGTCCTGCTGTCCCGTCACTGAACTCTATATTCATTTTGATGGAATAACCCAGTATCACAATAAAAGTGCGGATGGACAGAAGGAAAAGACATTTTGTAATCACCCTGCCACATCATGTGATGTGTTCCCCCTGTTAATATCCGGCGAGCCGTGCAAGCTGGTGGCTCAGACTATAGCAACATGCTAGTCACACATGTATCATAATTTCCATCCATTTAAGTGGCAGTATACTGACATCAGTCACAAACACCTCCGCACTCCCTGTGCAGGATATGTCACATCACAGCGGATCAGATGCCACAGGTTCACCCATTTCTCCTCAGCAATGATAACAGCAAAAATCTACATTTGTGCAGATACATCACCGTCACCATGAATCGAACAATCGcaacaaaatgtaattgatgACATGCGTTCAGCCAGACCAAAAAAAGGGCATAAAGGAGTGCATATGTGGGACATACATACCTATAGGACAACTTCCACAGGCTACACTGACAAGAACACCAGTGAAAAAAGAGATTGTGAGCTCTGCAGGAGAGACCAAAGGTTCATAGTGGGCAAAGGTTGAGCTATTACCTGAGGTTAATCTTACGCTTGCAGAGCAAAAGATCTCGTGATGCCCAGTTAAGCGACAATAAACCAAAATTGGAGCCTTGGGAATGATCACTTACTCATAATGTTCTCAGTTTCAAGCtgcctataaaaaaaaaactttcattacATTTAATAGATTGGCGACGTGGAATCAGGTCAAAACTTTCCTCGAGCATATAGATTAGAATATAGAAAAGACTATATATAAGACTATTTACTCTGTTGTTTATGATGAACTAAATCAGATTGGCAATTAATTTGATTCATAAAGGAAATGAGAGGTGTACCGGATGAGATTACAGATGTGTTATCCAGGAACCTCTTTATGAAACCCATCGGATCATATCACAAAATGACAAGTATAGTAAATTCAAAAAAGGAGGGTGCTTTGAgaattgtcttttctttgtcaaGTGAGTTTTCTTTAAGTTGCAGTTTGAAGGAGGATTGCATCACAAGAGCTACTGTACAGCAGAgctgtaaaacaataaaaactctTTATTTTATCTGCCAGTACCAGTTTGCTCAAGGGAACGAGCAGCGTGAGCCCAGGGTAACATCCCCATGGTGACATTTAAATCCCCGCAGTGCTCAGATGCCGTTTCTGCTGCTGTGCACGGGagcgtggaaaaaaaacaagaacccTACACACTTGGTGATGCTCCATTAACACAAGCATGACACACGATTGCACTTGTCCAGTCCCTGCAGTGGTGTCAGAGTCCCGCTGGCTGGAGGCATAGGCTAATAAAAAGGGCAACACGTCAGCGCTTCATTGCAGAGTTAAGTTAAAGGATTACATTTTAACAGCTCAAGAGGCAGTCACTAGACCGGCAGATGAAGGATGAAGAGAGAAGTCTGGagctttgcttcttttttcacGACATCCGCCAGtgtccaaaaagaaagaaaacgctttggcacagcaaaaaaaaaaaaagaaaagagggtgAATTCCCGCCTGTCAGCAGAATAAAGCAGCAGTGGAAAAGGCAGAAATGTCACAATCCTGGGCCGTCAGGAAACGTAAACTGCTGCACATCTGGAGGAAATCAGGGAATGACTCAGTCTGCAAGTGAATGAGATGGTGAAATACCACAGGGCCCGCTGGTGAACAGAGAGAGCATGCAAACACTTTCATACATAACAGGGAAAACAGCTCTCAGCTCTCGGGCTGGGGCATGTGTGTGGGTTGGGAGGAGCACATTAAAAACATGCTCAAAATCATAATTGTCTCAAGAttaaagaagaggggggggggggatgttgtTTGGTTGAAGCCCCAGTGATCTGAAAGGAAAACGAACATGGGCAGAAAAACTCAGTCGAGACAGAATAGAACCAAGAGTTtagtgagaaaatgaaaagggggagaaaaaaaagagaatttagTTCAACGTCCCGAGATGATGCGTCGTCGACGACTGTttgagacagagacaaactTGACGTGTAGTTTTTCACTGAGGCTCAGTCCACATAAGTGACTTTTCCACACTGGAACTACTCTGGAGGCGACTGGCCAGCCCGGGGAGACGGAACTAACGAATGGAAAGTACAGTGAAGCACAACGCCGTACCTGGGTGGGAGCGCGCAGGGGGATGGCGAGGTCCCGCTGCTCGGGGCGGCGATGGGTCTATTTGTCTGGAGTTGTTGTCGTTTGTCCGTTCGGTTCGCGCGATGCCGCCGCGGCCCCGGTCCGAGGTGagcggaggaagaaaaaaaccaagtCAAACAGAGCTCCGGGAAAAAGGCGCAGGAGTCCGACGCTTTCCGCCGAACGCAgtggacagagagcagaggctgCCTGCGGACTCCCAGTTGAACCCTTCACTGGCTGACATGGAGCCGGGGCACTGCGCATCTCGGCCGGGAGGGGGGCGGTCCCTCTTCACGCGTAGGAACACAGCCCCGCCGGCCACATCGCCCTGCTGAAGTAAGTgggtcatgaaaaaaagaaagacaagaaaaatggTTGGTTTGATTTCGTTTGTGGTACAactcactgtttgtttttgggttttttttaccaatgatGGTTCCCCAACTCAGCACCTCTACGTGCCTTTTACTCTGTCAAAGCTCTACTCCTGACCACAAGTTATGATTATGGAGATGGTCTGGACGAATTTGAATTCACAAGATGTTAGAAGTTGTGATATGTGTTTCTGCAATGTGACCAGGTAATTGTTTTGTGCCTGTTATGAAGTTTAGTCAGCAAACAATTTAGTGATGTGCTGGGCCAGAATCAGGTAATTAAtaagattttgtgtgtgtgtgtgtgtgtgtgtgtgtggttccaaTAATGCCAATTAATTAGAGAGGTAAGTCTACCATCAtcagttgtttttataaatggaGTAAAGTTTAGGTGGAAAAGTTTATGCCCAGGTACTTAATATTAACGGTGGGAATGGGGAGAGGGATAAAGCACTAGATCATCTGCATACAGGCCGATCTTGTTGTGGTTTTGGATTCCCTTAATGTTGTCGTTCTGAGCTATTGCAGCAGCAAGAGGTTCAATAAAAAGAGCATAAAGTGATGGAGAGAGTGGGCATTTTTGCGTGGCTGCCCTGTGCTGTGTACAATTGTATGTGAATCAATTGGTAGCAACTGTGACCATTTGTGAACTGAACGGCATTCTTCTGGTTCACCTCACCGGTAAGTCTACCatcatcagttgtttttttaaatggagtgAAGTTTAGGCTGGAATGTTTATGCCCAGATTCTTAATATTAATGGTGGGAATGGGGAGAGAGATAAAGCATTAGATCAGTGGCGGACTCAGGCTGTTTGAGGGGCAggggcagaaaaataaaaagggcacATACTGCACACCCACCAATGCGCAAAAAGCTATAATGCATCAAGTATGATGAAATTGTCTTCTTACATTGAAGGGCATCTAAGAGGGCACTTAAGTTTATCCCATTGTAAGTGCACCCACAGTGTTTGTCATCGGTTTCTGAGAGACTATGGGTGGTGGCCATCACACCCTCTTGGGGGGTCCGGGggcattttaaagttaaatccatcatctggtgaactttgatagcaaattactagatctatgaaggactttatgctcttgtcaacaattgtgtgctgtagccttacaacacatacatgtgttatatggacactgaccccctccCACATACACGTATAAAAATggggaaaagtagcttcttcTGAAAAGTGCGCTGCTGGGTGAcagtctgagagctgctctgcaaaacacaaataaactatGTGTCTAGTCGCGTCTTAGCATTGACGTTGTATCTATAGTCGCACCAATAATTTGCGTCATGTTTGGTTTGAGCTCCCCTTTAGATATCTTTGATTTTgctatgagaagtgtaaaaatatttttgggtttGTTATGAGTCTATGGTGCAACAAATTTGACTACGGCTGGCCGCCACTGACTTCATCATGTTTTGTCACCTGTAGGAGTAACATATACAGCACTGCATCCCATTTTCTCTGCTGGAAAGGGGAGCCTTTAGGGCACTGTCATATATGGGCGACATATAGGCCACTTCATAACGGCACCCTTTTCCATTGGAAAGGGCACCCATATAGGGAACATCAAGTTTAGACCATTGTAAGCGCACCTTATAGGGCACTGCATCACGTTTTCTCCACTAGAAGGGCCCTCATTAAGACACATTATTAAATTGTCTTGCTCTAAAGGGCACATAATGTCATAATTTATTGCATGAAAGGGCACCCTAGAGGGCACTCAATCATATTTTGTCCAATGTGAATGGCAGCCAATATGGAACTTCCTCTCGTTTTTGCCCCCCCTGGTTCCACCAGTGCATTAGATCATCTGCATACAGACTGATCTTGTTGTGGTTTTGGATTCATTTCTCATTCTGAGGTATTCCCTTGTCGTTCTGAGGTATTGCAGCAGCAAGAGGTTCGATAAAAAGAGCATAAAGTGATGGAGAGAGTGGGCATTTTTGCATGGCTGCCCTGTGCTGTGTACAATTGTATGTGAATCAATTGGTAGCAACTGTGACCATTTGTGAACTGAACGGCATTCTTGTCAAATCTGTGTCGTATCCCGAACAGAGAGTTCCAATTCAATGTGTAAAATACTTTTTCGGCAGAGAAGATGCAGAAAGAAATGAACAGATTTTGAAATCACAGGTATGTGTGCCTTTAAATTAACTGGCTTAATGACAAAGGGCTCTTAGTGATGAAGCCACAGAGAACCATCATCCGagtctgcagctcctctcatcTCTATGGGACTCCATGGTTCTAAgctccttgttttggttttaggGTCCCAAACTTCATCGTTACTGTTTTGTGTCACTCTGGGATAGCATaattttcagcagcagcaagccACTGTTTCAGCAACAAAAAG from Scophthalmus maximus strain ysfricsl-2021 chromosome 20, ASM2237912v1, whole genome shotgun sequence encodes:
- the dab2 gene encoding disabled homolog 2 isoform X3 is translated as MSAEVASSAPVPAEPGVSSPSTGSTSNTPPASPATATSKVPFKKEKKKEKTDEYLLGRFQGDGVRYKAKLIGVDDVQEARGDKMCQDSMMKLKGMAVAARSQGKHKQRIWVNISMSGIKIIDEKSGVIEHEHVVNKISFIARDVTDNRAFGYVCGAEGQHQFFAIKTAQQAEPLVIDLKDLFQVIFNTRKKEAEALQKGENGSVVVENGNDALLNMDSDVKTTQPVEQLDLFGAMSTPPDIQAPNDSNDILLLDFSAEVDSNQNCIKGNSFLTSCAPDPRESPQTENPFSSPFGYFPTPDNDPFRDDPLSKSPDNSQIFLTTGQLSTTAGSTNKIIMNGSFNGNSEHFGQQMNGLTSKTMILALSNGQWPLGGKITQGSTTTMMDGNDSGPVLSTKNPFFDSPSNTSPVANGIAHHPQPPATHSRDSVVINPPPQSSKAGRGRRSAKSASSDLFGGELFAAPGPSEGSSAPSDFFSCTPANSAPSSLAALGNLQLSPPPTTSIPAAGMWGAPTAAPSMFPMPGMTAPGPGPNFPQPSAFGGLPIPPAAWGQQVPPQFGVPPHAWGQPPPAGPLGAPGWGQPAMTNPFHAGAFLAMGDHQGPSRPPPRPPAKEAPPKVENSAFTALDPLGEKEKKTGKDMFKDFQLAKPPAIPARKGELGSNSAPTSSGCEAVAFDQYFSSKVGLAQDTADHDDFDINQMSAPNDAPKLAPVPAAAPALSFNPGLLDAFTPAPISKNSAPGNMFDDAFGAPNSSSFGMPPVTMQTATVGQTSGSTAAFGDPFGNPFA
- the dab2 gene encoding disabled homolog 2 isoform X2; the protein is MSAEVASSAPVPAEPGVSSPSTGSTSNTPPASPATATSKVPFKKEKKKVPEKTDEYLLGRFQGDGVRYKAKLIGVDDVQEARGDKMCQDSMMKLKGMAVAARSQGKHKQRIWVNISMSGIKIIDEKSGVIEHEHVVNKISFIARDVTDNRAFGYVCGAEGQHQFFAIKTAQQAEPLVIDLKDLFQVIFNTRKKEAEALQKGENGSVVVENGNDALLNMDSDVKTTQPVEQLDLFGAMSTPPDIQAPNDSNDILLLDFSAEVDSNQNCIKGNSFLTSCAPDPRESPQTENPFSSPFGYFPTPDNDPFRDDPLSKSPDNSQIFLTTGQLSTTAGSTNKIIMNGSFNGNSEHFGQQMNGLTSKTMILALSNGQWPLGGKITQGSTTTMMDGNDSGPVLSTKNPFFDSPSNTSPVANGIAHHPQPPATHSRDSVVINPPPQSSKAGRGRRSAKSASSDLFGGELFAAPGPSEGSSAPSDFFSCTPANSAPSSLAALGNLQLSPPPTTSIPAAGMWGAPTAAPSMFPMPGMTAPGPGPNFPQPSAFGGLPIPPAAWGQQVPPQFGVPPHAWGQPPPAGPLGAPGWGQPAMTNPFHAGAFLAMGDHQGPSRPPPRPPAKEAPPKVENSAFTALDPLGEKEKKTGKDMFKDFQLAKPPAIPARKGELGSNSAPTSSGCEAVAFDQYFSSKVGLAQDTADHDDFDINQMSAPNDAPKLAPVPAAAPALSFNPGLLDAFTPAPISKNSAPGNMFDDAFGAPNSSSFGMPPVTMTATVGQTSGSTAAFGDPFGNPFA
- the dab2 gene encoding disabled homolog 2 isoform X1, which encodes MSAEVASSAPVPAEPGVSSPSTGSTSNTPPASPATATSKVPFKKEKKKVPEKTDEYLLGRFQGDGVRYKAKLIGVDDVQEARGDKMCQDSMMKLKGMAVAARSQGKHKQRIWVNISMSGIKIIDEKSGVIEHEHVVNKISFIARDVTDNRAFGYVCGAEGQHQFFAIKTAQQAEPLVIDLKDLFQVIFNTRKKEAEALQKGENGSVVVENGNDALLNMDSDVKTTQPVEQLDLFGAMSTPPDIQAPNDSNDILLLDFSAEVDSNQNCIKGNSFLTSCAPDPRESPQTENPFSSPFGYFPTPDNDPFRDDPLSKSPDNSQIFLTTGQLSTTAGSTNKIIMNGSFNGNSEHFGQQMNGLTSKTMILALSNGQWPLGGKITQGSTTTMMDGNDSGPVLSTKNPFFDSPSNTSPVANGIAHHPQPPATHSRDSVVINPPPQSSKAGRGRRSAKSASSDLFGGELFAAPGPSEGSSAPSDFFSCTPANSAPSSLAALGNLQLSPPPTTSIPAAGMWGAPTAAPSMFPMPGMTAPGPGPNFPQPSAFGGLPIPPAAWGQQVPPQFGVPPHAWGQPPPAGPLGAPGWGQPAMTNPFHAGAFLAMGDHQGPSRPPPRPPAKEAPPKVENSAFTALDPLGEKEKKTGKDMFKDFQLAKPPAIPARKGELGSNSAPTSSGCEAVAFDQYFSSKVGLAQDTADHDDFDINQMSAPNDAPKLAPVPAAAPALSFNPGLLDAFTPAPISKNSAPGNMFDDAFGAPNSSSFGMPPVTMQTATVGQTSGSTAAFGDPFGNPFA
- the dab2 gene encoding disabled homolog 2 isoform X4, giving the protein MSAEVASSAPVPAEPGVSSPSTGSTSNTPPASPATATSKVPFKKEKKKVPEKTDEYLLGRFQGDGVRYKAKLIGVDDVQEARGDKMCQDSMMKLKGMAVAARSQGKHKQRIWVNISMSGIKIIDEKSGVIEHEHVVNKISFIARDVTDNRAFGYVCGAEGQHQFFAIKTAQQAEPLVIDLKDLFQVIFNTRKKEAEALQKGENGSVVVENGNDALLNMDSDVKTTQPVEQLDLFGAMSTPPDIQAPNSASSDLFGGELFAAPGPSEGSSAPSDFFSCTPANSAPSSLAALGNLQLSPPPTTSIPAAGMWGAPTAAPSMFPMPGMTAPGPGPNFPQPSAFGGLPIPPAAWGQQVPPQFGVPPHAWGQPPPAGPLGAPGWGQPAMTNPFHAGAFLAMGDHQGPSRPPPRPPAKEAPPKVENSAFTALDPLGEKEKKTGKDMFKDFQLAKPPAIPARKGELGSNSAPTSSGCEAVAFDQYFSSKVGLAQDTADHDDFDINQMSAPNDAPKLAPVPAAAPALSFNPGLLDAFTPAPISKNSAPGNMFDDAFGAPNSSSFGMPPVTMQTATVGQTSGSTAAFGDPFGNPFA